A region from the Enterobacter roggenkampii genome encodes:
- the hpaR gene encoding homoprotocatechuate degradation operon regulator HpaR, whose protein sequence is MHDSLTIALLQAREAAMSYFRPIVKRHNLTEQQWRIVRVLAEHPSMDFHDLAFRTCILRPSLTGILTRMERDGLVLRLKPLNDQRKLYVSLTKEGNALYEHAQAQVEEAYQQIEAEYTPEKMKQLTALLEEFIELGNRHNAAREEE, encoded by the coding sequence ATGCATGATTCATTAACCATCGCGCTGCTGCAGGCGCGGGAAGCGGCGATGTCCTACTTCCGCCCGATTGTGAAGCGCCATAATCTGACCGAGCAGCAGTGGCGTATTGTGCGCGTGCTGGCTGAACATCCGTCGATGGATTTTCACGATCTGGCGTTTCGCACCTGCATCCTGCGCCCGAGCCTGACCGGCATTCTGACGCGCATGGAGCGCGACGGCCTGGTGCTGCGCTTAAAGCCGCTGAACGACCAGCGCAAGCTGTACGTCTCGCTGACCAAAGAGGGCAATGCGCTGTATGAGCACGCCCAGGCGCAGGTGGAGGAGGCGTATCAGCAGATTGAGGCGGAATATACGCCGGAGAAGATGAAACAGCTGACGGCGCTGCTGGAAGAGTTTATTGAACTCGGAAACCGACATAACGCAGCGCGGGAAGAAGAGTAA
- the tsr gene encoding methyl-accepting chemotaxis protein, whose translation MLNRIKIVTSLMLVLAIFGLLQLTSGGLFFNALKNDKENFTVLQTIRQQQSTLNGSWVALLQTRNTLNRAGIRYMMDQSNIGSGATVNDLMQIASASLKQAEKNWAAYEALPRDPRQSDADAMEIKRNYDIYHGALAELIQLLGAGKINAFFDQPTQSYQDGFEKQYVSYLQQNDKLYQMAVEDSNSSYSQAIWVLIGVLIAVLVVIVAVWLNIKQTLISPLNRLIDNIRHIASGDLVKRIEVQGTNEMGELADSLRHMQGELVRTVGDVRNGANAIYSGASEIAMGNNDLSSRTEQQAASLEETAASMEQLTATVKQNAENARQASHLALSASETAQKGGKVVDNVVQTMRDIAGSSQKIADIISVIDGIAFQTNILALNAAVEAARAGEQGRGFAVVAGEVRNLAQRSAQAAREIKSLIEDSVGRVEVGSTLVESAGETMGEIVNAVTRVTDIMGEIASASDEQSRGIDQVGLAVAEMDRVTQQNASLVEESAAAAAALEEQASRLTQAVAVFRIQQEQMKAREFASAKTVAAPAMARKTVTADAGDNWETF comes from the coding sequence ATGTTAAACCGTATCAAGATTGTCACCAGCTTAATGCTGGTTTTAGCGATATTTGGCCTTTTACAACTCACATCCGGTGGTCTTTTCTTTAATGCTCTGAAGAATGACAAAGAGAATTTCACCGTCCTGCAAACCATTCGCCAGCAACAGTCCACGCTGAACGGCAGCTGGGTTGCGTTGCTGCAAACCCGTAATACCCTGAACCGCGCGGGTATCCGCTACATGATGGATCAGAGCAATATCGGTAGCGGCGCGACCGTGAACGATTTGATGCAAATCGCGTCTGCGTCTCTGAAGCAGGCGGAAAAAAACTGGGCTGCCTACGAAGCCCTGCCGCGCGATCCGCGTCAAAGCGATGCGGATGCCATGGAGATCAAGCGTAACTATGATATTTACCACGGCGCGCTGGCGGAGCTGATCCAGCTGCTTGGCGCGGGCAAAATCAACGCCTTCTTCGACCAGCCAACCCAGAGTTACCAGGACGGTTTTGAGAAGCAGTACGTGAGCTACCTGCAGCAGAACGACAAGCTGTACCAGATGGCGGTCGAAGACAGCAACAGCTCCTACAGCCAGGCTATCTGGGTGCTGATCGGCGTCCTGATTGCGGTGCTGGTGGTGATTGTGGCCGTCTGGCTCAACATCAAGCAGACGCTGATCTCCCCGCTGAATCGTCTGATCGACAACATTCGCCATATCGCCAGCGGCGATCTGGTGAAGCGCATTGAGGTTCAGGGCACCAACGAGATGGGTGAACTGGCCGACTCGCTGCGTCATATGCAGGGCGAACTGGTGCGTACCGTTGGCGACGTGCGTAACGGCGCGAATGCGATCTACAGCGGCGCGAGTGAAATCGCGATGGGCAACAACGACCTCTCCTCCCGTACTGAACAGCAGGCCGCTTCCCTGGAAGAGACCGCTGCCAGCATGGAGCAGCTGACGGCGACCGTTAAGCAGAACGCCGAGAATGCCCGTCAGGCGAGTCATCTTGCGCTGAGCGCCTCTGAAACCGCGCAGAAAGGCGGCAAAGTGGTGGATAACGTGGTGCAGACCATGCGTGATATCGCCGGAAGTTCGCAGAAAATCGCCGATATTATCAGCGTGATCGACGGCATTGCATTCCAGACCAACATCCTGGCACTGAACGCGGCGGTAGAAGCGGCGCGTGCGGGCGAGCAGGGCCGTGGTTTTGCGGTGGTAGCAGGTGAAGTGCGTAACCTGGCCCAGCGCAGCGCCCAGGCGGCACGCGAGATCAAGAGCCTGATCGAAGACTCCGTGGGTCGCGTGGAAGTGGGTTCAACGCTGGTCGAAAGCGCCGGTGAAACCATGGGTGAGATCGTGAATGCGGTCACCCGCGTCACGGACATCATGGGTGAAATCGCCTCTGCGTCTGACGAGCAGAGCCGCGGTATCGACCAGGTCGGTCTGGCGGTGGCAGAGATGGATCGCGTGACCCAGCAGAACGCCTCGCTGGTGGAAGAGTCTGCCGCAGCGGCAGCCGCACTGGAAGAGCAGGCAAGCCGTCTGACGCAGGCCGTGGCGGTGTTCCGCATTCAGCAGGAGCAGATGAAAGCGCGTGAGTTCGCTTCTGCGAAAACCGTTGCAGCACCGGCGATGGCGCGTAAAACGGTTACCGCTGATGCAGGTGATAACTGGGAAACGTTCTAA
- a CDS encoding GNAT family N-acetyltransferase, with amino-acid sequence MTLRIRPTTLNDIAALPAIERAAAGRFRDFPALAWLADGEVISAEQHLDYVERGLSWLALANDQPVGFILAEAHPSSLFIVELSVDLDWQGKGIGRQLIACVADHARRKGLTALTLTTFRNVPWNAPFYARLGFEKMTTLTPELRQKREEETAHGFAYETRCAMRLPL; translated from the coding sequence ATGACTCTTCGCATTCGCCCCACCACCCTCAACGACATTGCCGCCCTGCCCGCCATTGAACGCGCGGCGGCCGGGCGCTTCCGTGACTTCCCGGCACTCGCCTGGCTTGCCGATGGCGAGGTCATTTCCGCTGAGCAACACCTCGACTATGTCGAACGCGGGTTAAGCTGGCTGGCGCTGGCAAACGACCAGCCCGTCGGGTTTATCCTTGCCGAAGCCCATCCGTCTTCACTGTTTATTGTCGAACTCTCGGTTGATCTGGACTGGCAGGGAAAAGGGATCGGCAGGCAGCTCATCGCCTGCGTGGCAGACCATGCCCGCAGAAAGGGGCTGACAGCGCTGACGCTGACGACGTTCAGGAACGTCCCGTGGAATGCGCCGTTCTATGCGCGGCTGGGGTTTGAAAAAATGACGACGCTGACGCCTGAACTGCGTCAGAAAAGGGAAGAAGAGACGGCGCACGGTTTCGCGTATGAAACGCGCTGCGCCATGCGCCTGCCTCTGTAA
- a CDS encoding winged helix-turn-helix domain-containing protein, which produces MKYLLADAIVYNDEDGSVSLINAPDEDAQLLTCTANTIMKLLVQHHGNVVERETFLQEVWDRRGLQGSNNSLNQYISILRKMLAALLPDALLIVTVPKTGFMLSADVTVTPLEEAPPTAETAKPAWRVRPEWLFCGALTLVVVALCLWIVLIKPENSQREIHLLTHIGTCPVYTFTPLADVFHGKAITLAQTLQKDGHLPCLKNSIFYMHIQRTLFYGHEGRLVLSQCSLTQGKASACRTLYYYEW; this is translated from the coding sequence ATGAAATACCTGCTTGCTGACGCCATCGTCTATAACGACGAGGACGGTTCTGTTTCTCTTATCAATGCGCCGGATGAGGATGCGCAGCTCCTCACCTGTACGGCCAATACCATCATGAAGCTGCTGGTTCAGCATCATGGGAACGTGGTTGAACGGGAAACCTTTCTCCAGGAAGTCTGGGATCGGCGAGGGCTTCAGGGATCTAACAACTCCTTAAACCAGTACATCAGCATTTTGCGCAAGATGCTGGCGGCCCTGCTTCCCGACGCGCTGCTTATCGTTACCGTACCGAAAACGGGCTTTATGCTCAGCGCGGACGTTACGGTCACTCCGCTGGAGGAGGCTCCACCGACCGCCGAAACGGCGAAACCTGCATGGCGCGTTCGCCCTGAATGGCTGTTCTGCGGCGCGCTCACGCTGGTCGTCGTTGCGCTATGCCTCTGGATCGTGCTGATCAAGCCAGAAAATTCACAAAGGGAGATCCATCTGCTGACGCATATCGGCACCTGCCCGGTCTACACCTTTACGCCGCTGGCGGACGTATTTCACGGGAAGGCAATAACGCTGGCGCAAACGCTTCAGAAGGACGGCCATCTTCCGTGCCTGAAAAATTCAATTTTCTACATGCACATTCAGAGAACGCTTTTCTACGGCCACGAAGGGCGGCTGGTGCTCTCCCAATGTTCCCTCACGCAGGGTAAAGCCAGCGCCTGTCGTACGCTTTACTATTACGAGTGGTGA
- a CDS encoding spore coat U domain-containing protein encodes MSLRAPLLLLLVLSVKAMAAACWITSMPAINFGNVVAGNTTSVNTEVKFSCQADNEGRTEYLNVCLSSVDAPPFEMISPGDQEGKQYTLLFRLLNGAARSQELGPASSGNLIQQTLAAQSNANVSGTFPLIATIPAGQSQLPAYHYYNYNMNLRIAWHSALRQDALQNCSDGSAEGEQVQGGTSAQAEISQGCYIERVTPLNFGTLTSTATLRPTRSTATLTTRCPAGTAFTLAMGKGNHASGNQRQLCNNEGQCLRYGLWQDEAATQRWGDQSSGDALQVTNPAGGTQNYTVYGEVPAQPLTGTGEFIDDVIITLTY; translated from the coding sequence GTGTCATTAAGAGCGCCGTTATTATTGCTGCTCGTCCTGTCCGTAAAGGCGATGGCGGCAGCCTGCTGGATAACCTCCATGCCCGCCATTAACTTTGGCAACGTCGTGGCGGGCAATACCACCTCCGTCAACACCGAGGTCAAGTTTAGCTGCCAGGCCGACAACGAGGGCAGGACGGAATATCTCAACGTCTGCCTGAGCAGCGTAGACGCCCCGCCCTTTGAGATGATCTCGCCGGGGGACCAGGAGGGAAAACAGTACACCCTCCTCTTCCGCCTGCTGAACGGCGCAGCACGCTCTCAGGAGCTGGGGCCTGCCAGCAGCGGGAACCTGATTCAGCAGACTCTGGCCGCGCAAAGCAATGCCAACGTCAGCGGTACCTTTCCGCTTATCGCTACCATTCCGGCAGGGCAAAGCCAGCTTCCGGCCTACCACTATTACAACTACAACATGAATCTGCGCATCGCCTGGCACAGCGCCCTGCGTCAGGATGCCCTGCAAAACTGCTCGGACGGTTCCGCAGAGGGGGAGCAGGTGCAGGGCGGCACCAGCGCGCAGGCCGAAATCAGCCAGGGATGCTACATCGAGCGCGTGACGCCCCTTAACTTCGGCACCCTGACCAGCACCGCGACCCTGCGTCCGACGCGTTCCACCGCCACCCTGACCACGCGCTGCCCGGCCGGAACCGCATTCACCCTTGCCATGGGCAAAGGCAACCATGCCAGCGGTAATCAGCGGCAGCTCTGCAACAACGAGGGCCAGTGCCTGCGCTACGGGCTCTGGCAGGATGAGGCGGCCACGCAACGCTGGGGAGATCAAAGCAGCGGCGATGCGCTGCAGGTCACCAATCCCGCTGGCGGCACCCAGAACTACACCGTTTACGGCGAGGTCCCGGCACAGCCGCTAACCGGTACCGGGGAATTTATTGATGACGTGATTATCACGCTGACTTATTAA
- a CDS encoding fimbria/pilus outer membrane usher protein translates to MLSARTEPADTVQWLAITVNHAPRGELWACRVVDNALWISRSDMKKLGLHAPDDRAEWVELTSLPGLKVNLDVLSQQVSITAEAEALEGQQHLTASKPAPMYRYPDAQPVSAYTLGYALYASDAQGKRQLNAQTMLTASEGLPGTFSSSFSSHAGEENSAGRPTHTRLETRWQWDNTDSLTTLALGDSITTGTRWSRQVRFGGLHWARNFELNPQLNTEPRSRYSDTAVLPSTVDLYIDGLKQSSQRVTPGDFLLDTLPSFTGSGQAEVVITDINGQRRTVQLDLYGAPGMLAEGLSSGSLDIGWMRENYALHSDDYAASPLLDAGWRYGVNNHLTLALHTEQQRRLHNVGTGADWLVSPAVGVVSQHVAVSDSPYGQGVQWGLGWQWNGRGTGISASTVRTEADFADNAHMSGAAPVRRSDSVWVSQSVPHFGTVGAGWVQQNIQGSTQRYLNASWSVSLPAHISTTLSYTRSFTDASSQVQLLLSVPLGREDTLSVQASRDKPRMDYRHQPDDEAGGWSWELGQGFGERRERYADAGYLGRAGEWHVGLQQGASQRNQYASAEGSLTLLDGSLHALRYIQQGMALVSTHGIGHVPVMLENRPAGETDEDGYLLLTDLPRYHNSKVSINPLDLPADVIAPVTDMHARPGNNSAVKVDFNVHHAVTVQARLVDSRRRPLPLGSVVSTPQGATIVGRDGFIWLEDPPLPGELVVKTGEGECRVALPAPRTASSIQNMGEQLCH, encoded by the coding sequence ATGCTGTCAGCCCGGACTGAACCCGCCGACACCGTACAATGGCTGGCCATTACCGTGAACCACGCCCCGCGAGGCGAGCTCTGGGCCTGCCGGGTGGTGGATAATGCGTTATGGATAAGCCGCAGCGACATGAAAAAGCTGGGGCTTCACGCCCCGGACGATCGCGCCGAATGGGTTGAGCTGACGTCCCTGCCGGGCCTGAAGGTTAATCTCGACGTGCTGTCCCAGCAGGTGTCGATTACCGCTGAGGCAGAGGCGCTCGAGGGCCAGCAGCATCTCACCGCCTCAAAGCCCGCGCCGATGTATCGCTACCCTGATGCGCAACCCGTCAGCGCCTATACGCTCGGATACGCGCTCTACGCCAGCGATGCGCAGGGGAAGCGCCAGCTCAACGCCCAGACCATGCTGACCGCATCCGAAGGATTACCCGGAACGTTCAGCAGCAGTTTCTCAAGCCATGCCGGGGAGGAAAACAGCGCCGGTCGACCGACCCACACGCGTCTCGAAACCCGCTGGCAGTGGGACAACACCGACTCGCTGACCACGCTGGCGCTGGGCGACAGCATCACCACCGGCACCCGCTGGAGCCGACAGGTGCGCTTTGGCGGGCTGCACTGGGCACGTAATTTTGAGCTCAATCCGCAACTCAATACTGAACCGCGCAGCCGCTACAGCGACACGGCCGTACTGCCTTCCACGGTCGATTTGTATATCGACGGCCTTAAGCAGAGCAGCCAGCGCGTCACGCCGGGTGACTTTCTGCTGGATACCCTGCCCTCCTTCACCGGAAGCGGGCAGGCGGAGGTGGTCATTACCGATATCAACGGCCAGCGTCGCACCGTACAGCTCGATCTCTACGGCGCGCCGGGCATGCTGGCGGAAGGGCTCAGCAGCGGTTCGCTGGACATCGGCTGGATGCGGGAAAACTACGCCCTGCACTCCGACGACTATGCCGCCTCGCCGCTGCTGGACGCGGGCTGGCGCTATGGGGTGAATAATCACCTGACGCTGGCGCTGCATACGGAGCAGCAGCGCAGGCTGCACAACGTGGGCACGGGCGCTGACTGGCTGGTCTCTCCCGCCGTAGGGGTGGTTAGCCAGCACGTTGCCGTGAGCGACAGCCCTTACGGTCAGGGCGTTCAGTGGGGCCTCGGCTGGCAGTGGAACGGCAGAGGAACGGGCATTTCTGCCAGCACCGTCCGCACCGAGGCGGATTTCGCCGACAACGCCCACATGAGCGGTGCCGCCCCCGTCAGACGCAGCGACAGCGTTTGGGTAAGCCAGTCCGTCCCCCACTTCGGCACCGTGGGCGCGGGCTGGGTACAGCAGAACATTCAGGGCAGCACGCAGCGCTACCTCAATGCCTCCTGGTCGGTGTCGCTGCCGGCACACATCTCCACCACGCTGAGCTATACCCGCTCGTTTACGGATGCGTCGAGTCAGGTTCAGCTACTGCTTTCCGTCCCATTGGGTCGCGAGGACACGCTCTCCGTTCAGGCCAGCCGGGATAAACCACGCATGGATTACCGCCACCAGCCGGACGATGAGGCCGGCGGCTGGTCATGGGAGCTGGGCCAGGGCTTTGGCGAACGACGTGAAAGATATGCAGACGCAGGCTATCTGGGCCGCGCGGGCGAATGGCACGTTGGGCTGCAGCAAGGTGCCAGCCAGCGCAACCAGTACGCCTCAGCCGAAGGGAGCCTGACGCTGCTGGACGGCAGCCTGCACGCGCTGCGCTACATCCAGCAGGGCATGGCGCTGGTCTCCACGCACGGCATTGGACACGTACCGGTGATGCTGGAAAACCGCCCGGCCGGTGAAACGGATGAGGACGGTTATCTCCTGCTGACCGACCTGCCGCGCTACCACAACAGCAAAGTCAGCATTAACCCGCTCGATCTGCCCGCCGATGTGATCGCCCCCGTCACCGACATGCATGCCAGGCCGGGCAACAACAGCGCGGTCAAAGTCGATTTTAACGTCCATCACGCCGTCACGGTTCAGGCCCGGCTGGTCGACAGCCGCCGCAGGCCGCTCCCGCTGGGCAGCGTCGTGTCAACGCCGCAGGGTGCCACCATCGTGGGCCGCGATGGCTTTATCTGGCTTGAAGATCCGCCCCTGCCGGGTGAACTGGTGGTGAAGACCGGTGAGGGAGAGTGCCGGGTCGCGCTTCCGGCGCCCCGTACCGCGTCATCTATACAGAATATGGGAGAACAACTGTGTCATTAA
- a CDS encoding molecular chaperone, whose protein sequence is MRRYLSCFILWLMMLALLSRYALAATLQVAPVTLDLQSDQRAAAVYLTNSGKAAIHAQIRVYEWTQKNGKDVLVATGEVVSSPAMTSLAPGQQQLVRIIVMQPGIRAQEQSYRLVIDELPDATSRAANPTAVHFLLRYSIPVFIAGNQSAPVSHDALSCEQSEIPATLRCFNAGNRHIRLSHLEALTADGQVVGSIKGLAGYVLPGQTALLPLKHASRHALSTLRVYLNDDHHASQIPLRPLASRAPVLATAHAVSPD, encoded by the coding sequence GTGCGTCGCTATCTTTCCTGCTTCATTCTGTGGCTCATGATGCTGGCGCTGCTGTCACGCTACGCGCTGGCCGCCACGCTTCAGGTGGCCCCGGTAACGCTCGATCTGCAGAGCGACCAGCGGGCAGCGGCGGTCTATCTCACTAACAGTGGGAAAGCGGCCATCCATGCGCAGATTCGGGTGTACGAATGGACGCAAAAAAACGGTAAAGATGTGCTGGTGGCCACCGGGGAGGTGGTCAGCAGCCCGGCGATGACATCACTGGCGCCGGGCCAGCAGCAGCTGGTGCGTATTATCGTCATGCAGCCCGGCATCCGTGCACAGGAGCAAAGTTACCGGCTGGTTATCGACGAACTGCCGGACGCCACGTCCCGTGCCGCCAATCCCACCGCGGTGCACTTCCTGCTGCGCTACTCGATTCCGGTGTTTATTGCCGGTAACCAGAGCGCGCCCGTCAGCCACGATGCCCTGAGCTGTGAGCAGTCTGAAATACCGGCCACCCTTCGCTGCTTTAATGCCGGAAACCGCCACATCCGTCTGAGCCACCTTGAGGCCCTGACGGCCGATGGGCAGGTTGTAGGGTCGATTAAAGGCCTGGCGGGCTATGTGCTCCCGGGACAAACCGCCCTTTTGCCGCTTAAACACGCTTCACGTCACGCGCTCAGCACGCTGCGCGTCTATCTCAATGATGACCACCATGCCAGCCAGATACCCCTGCGCCCGCTCGCTTCTCGCGCTCCTGTTTTGGCTACCGCTCATGCTGTCAGCCCGGACTGA
- a CDS encoding spore coat U domain-containing protein, giving the protein MKIIPTVVCCSVLLLPAAAIAADSTASATMHVSLEVVKSCTLKANDLNFSRHGSDESSEIQAKTQVDIVCTNGTPFTLTATSNDGENGTFWLKPENGDTGAQKIAWKLFADEGKQTQITGTNGLDDTGNGAEQEETLYGVIDAGALTTAQAGTYSDDITLKLEY; this is encoded by the coding sequence ATGAAAATTATTCCCACCGTTGTATGTTGTTCCGTTCTCCTGCTTCCTGCTGCTGCGATCGCCGCAGACAGCACCGCAAGCGCGACGATGCACGTATCACTTGAGGTCGTGAAGTCGTGCACCCTCAAAGCCAACGACCTCAACTTCTCGCGTCACGGCTCCGATGAGTCGAGCGAAATCCAGGCCAAAACGCAGGTCGATATCGTCTGTACCAACGGCACGCCGTTCACTCTGACCGCCACCAGCAACGACGGCGAAAATGGAACCTTCTGGCTGAAGCCGGAAAACGGCGACACGGGCGCGCAGAAGATTGCGTGGAAGCTCTTTGCTGACGAAGGCAAACAGACGCAAATCACCGGCACGAATGGCCTGGACGATACCGGCAACGGTGCGGAACAGGAAGAAACGCTGTATGGCGTGATTGACGCCGGGGCGCTGACAACCGCCCAGGCAGGTACCTACAGCGACGATATCACGTTAAAACTGGAGTACTGA
- a CDS encoding EAL domain-containing protein → MLTGYKFESIRALRSENVIAWEVLSTAKPHVNLEDYFGSMTARQRKAHFFAQLRHAMFCKDGDKYYLNATSDLLLDTDFLDRLKEETPCPERLAIEVTDLHSMIQLDDTQSRALRKCIATLHQWGIEVWADDVCEDLLPELLTSQIRFCGIKIDKHTFWNGRTEQAKFLHLTRQCKRVASKVLIEGIETAGDFALARASAADYGQGYLWGRK, encoded by the coding sequence ATGCTAACCGGCTATAAGTTCGAATCCATCCGGGCACTGCGCAGTGAAAATGTGATTGCCTGGGAGGTATTGTCCACGGCAAAGCCCCACGTCAATCTTGAAGATTACTTTGGCTCGATGACCGCGAGGCAGCGTAAAGCGCACTTCTTTGCGCAGCTTCGTCACGCCATGTTTTGCAAGGATGGCGACAAGTATTACCTCAATGCGACATCGGATTTACTGCTGGACACGGACTTCCTCGACAGGCTCAAAGAAGAAACCCCCTGCCCGGAGAGACTTGCTATCGAGGTCACCGATCTCCATTCGATGATACAACTCGACGATACGCAAAGCCGGGCGCTGCGGAAATGCATCGCAACGCTCCATCAGTGGGGGATAGAAGTGTGGGCAGACGATGTTTGCGAAGACCTTCTTCCCGAACTTCTGACCAGCCAGATCCGCTTCTGCGGCATCAAAATTGACAAACATACCTTCTGGAACGGACGGACCGAGCAGGCGAAGTTTCTGCATCTCACCCGCCAGTGCAAGCGCGTCGCCAGCAAGGTGCTGATCGAAGGCATTGAAACCGCGGGTGATTTCGCACTGGCCCGCGCCAGCGCGGCCGATTACGGCCAGGGCTATCTGTGGGGCAGAAAATGA